Part of the Caulobacter sp. SL161 genome is shown below.
ACCTGCTCTGGGCGTCGGCCGCCGCCCAGCCGCAGCGCGGCTTGAAGTGGAATGTCGGTCCCCGCGACGAGACGATCGAGCTGACCGGCATGGCCGGTCGGCTCACGCGGGCCTTCGCCAATTTCCGCGAGACCTTCCCGTTCTTCGTGGCCTTGGTGATCATCGACTACCTCGGCGGTCGCCTGGGTGATCTGACGGTCTATGGCGCGGCGCTGTATGTCGCCGCCCGCGCGGCCTATCTGCCCCTCTATGCATTCGGCGTGCCCTATGTCCGCAGCCTGGTCTGGCTGGCGTCGATGGTCGGGATTCTGATGCTGCTCGCGGCCCTGGTGGTCTGATGCGAGACGGAGGACGGGTTTCAGCGGCGATCGAGGTTCTCACCGAGATCGAGGCGCGGCATTTTCCAGTGAAGATGGCGCTGAAGCGCTGGGG
Proteins encoded:
- a CDS encoding MAPEG family protein yields the protein MRMAFELQMIAVAVAIGILNLLWASAAAQPQRGLKWNVGPRDETIELTGMAGRLTRAFANFRETFPFFVALVIIDYLGGRLGDLTVYGAALYVAARAAYLPLYAFGVPYVRSLVWLASMVGILMLLAALVV